One genomic window of Salvia miltiorrhiza cultivar Shanhuang (shh) chromosome 4, IMPLAD_Smil_shh, whole genome shotgun sequence includes the following:
- the LOC131020624 gene encoding uncharacterized protein LOC131020624 isoform X2 — protein MSSREQLLDSLTAHISLYHSKTAGDSPNPSPSTRPAVLRWFSSLSVHQRRAHLTILDANFVAILVQMEEKLQSSGCGRFIILPDLPQNDGSALPTLCYRKSEGLLLRSSESNGAEGAIRGSLELFSSAEGERGGEGGGFGRLDAACLNEGLVEDVSRFVDVADEITNGEFLRGGEEAEMAADWLELGWLKAKGYYSLEEFVVNRMEVSLRLAWLNSNSGKKRGVKLKERLSAAGVAANVFWRKKGCVDWWEKLDDSVKKKVYSTYLGKAARSLTADIVNGKVNFSDDKMWFYDGSNKQLLRCDSDSLSKRDIATSGRKSSKVRSKAKPAEDSGDLSALYQIFNSLYILQVISTLLSAAQFGGYQKEKLFFSSLDCINSISDIIIRKLRELLMVISLDCTKFELLVEENTDSRTKKVNEKHVINNRKKKGKNHSKKLNPVPRPCQDNPKPIMPAKGRGAGKLCISHEDARQSDKYDGEVPEKDPAHGNHLSVHTMEPVKGVNNGKVRNASRKSRKERKKLKSSGSSGPEVGSCQSRSIKVSSARIDRPDANSSLSSSIGTDNVGQHVGSCYSTKTDTHLSLRNNIKVGVVENAATRPITTKTDSMNDNLYSGEAVVECNDNMSSKAIDHGNYAVGDSGRQMKGSEPERKSSQVKEQGSLGLLRVGAINSPAYISYEWPSTAPIHPSTNAHHPAATDRLHLDVGCNLQNHFHHSFVQTLQVRNSPIDSAYNGIMPRPLPMSFDWPPTVRGVNRLVPSSTCSYDSEFISRRQSSFRQSIAAHSAQSGAAMSEDERTISSDLMELPDVPNPLELTDEHDKNWMSEEELESHAIGGMDYNQYFGGGVMYWNPTDHPGTSFSRPPSLCSDDSSWAWREADMNRDVDDMVAFSSSYSTNGLTSPSAGSFCSPFDPLGPGPLNYIMPGSEISSKVLHSSSTMTDIGAEESVSGSVSNISGDGDVTTVDSLPYPILRPIIIPSMSRERSRSEFKRGYDHKSPCVPPNRRDQPRIKRPPSPVVLCVPRAPHPPPPPPVGDSRKHRGFPTVRSGSSSPRHWGVKGWFHDGLNFEETCMPMEGSEVTWPSWRNKGLPSRQITQPLAGTLLQDRLVAISQLARDQEHPDVTFPLQPPESQNNSPHKASLPLVHDILHDEINSFCKQVAAENLIRKPYINWAVKRVARSLQVLWPRSRTSVYGSNATGLSLPSSDVDLVVSLPPVRNLEPIKEAGILEGRNGIKETCLQHAARYLANQEWVKSDSLKIVENTAIPIIMLVVEVPCDLFSTPSNVQTPKEEAVLVASDKGIQNDAGSTESIASLNWSKTGNCSNDESKSVRLDISFKSSTHTGLQTTGLVKDLTERFPAVTPLALVLKQFLADRSLDQSYSGGLSSYCLILLITRLLQHEHHHGRPINQNYGSLLMDFLYFFGNVFDPRQMRISVQGSGVYLNRERGCNIDPLCIDDPLFLANNVGRNCFRIHQCIKAFADAYAMLKNELTCIDNDGIDAKPTCKLLPKLIPSIGHLVGT, from the exons ATGAGTTCGCGAGAGCAGCTCCTCGACTCTCTCACCGCCCACATCTCTCTCTACCACTCCAAAACCGCTGGCGACAGCCCCAACCCGAGTCCGAGCACCCGGCCAGCCGTACTCCGATGGTTCTCCTCGCTGTCGGTGCACCAGCGCCGCGCGCACCTGACGATTCTAGACGCGAACTTCGTCGCGATCCTCGTCCAGATGGAGGAGAAGCTCCAGTCCAGCGGCTGCGGCCGATTCATCATCCTCCCCGACCTCCCGCAAAATGACGGTTCTGCCCTCCCCACGCTGTGTTACCGGAAATCCGAGGGTTTGCTGTTGCGATCCTCGGAGTCCAACGGCGCGGAGGGCGCGATTCGCGGCTCGCTGGAGCTGTTCAGCTCGGCCGAGGGCGAGAGGGGTGGGGAGGGGGGTGGATTTGGCCGTCTCGATGCGGCGTGTTTGAATGAGGGTTTGGTGGAGGATGTGAGTAGATTCGTGGATGTTGCGGATGAGATTACGAATGGGGAGTTTCTACGGGGGGGAGAGGAGGCTGAGATGGCGGCGGATTGGTTGGAGCTCGGGTGGCTGAAGGCAAAGGGGTATTATAGTTTGGAGGAGTTTGTTGTGAATAGAATGGAGGTGTCGTTGAGGTTGGCGTGGTTGAATAGTAATAGTGGGAAGAAAAGAGGGGTGAAGTTGAAGGAGAGGTTGAGTGCTGCTGGTGTTGCAGCGAATGTGTTCTGGAGGAAGAAAGGCTGCGTGGATTGGTGGGAGAAGTTGGATGATTCTGTGAAGAAGAAGGTGTACTCTACGTACTTGGGGAAAGCTGCACGCTCGCTG ACAGCTGATATAGTGAACGGAAAAGTTAACTTCTCAGATGATAAAATGTGGTTTTATGATGGTAGCAATAAACAATTGCTGAGATGTGATTCTGATTCATTGAGTAAACGAGATATTGCAACAAGCGGAAGGAAATCTTCAAAAGTTAGATCTAAAGCCAAGCCTGCAGAAGATTCTGGGGATCTCTCTGCACTGTATCAGATTTTCAATAGTTTGTACATTCTTCAGGTTATTTCTACTTTGTTATCTGCAGCTCAGTTTGGTGGTTACCAGAAAGAGAAACTTTTTTTCAGTTCTCTGGACTGTATAAATAGTATTTCTGACATCATAATTAGGAAATTGCGGGAGTTACTCATGGTTATTTCACTTGATTGCACAAAATTTGAGTTACTGGTAGAGGAAAATACGGACTCCCGAACAAAGAAAGTAAATGAGAAACATGTTATCAACAATCGTAAGAAGAAAGGGAAGAACCACAGTAAAAAGTTGAATCCTGTTCCAAGACCTTGTCAAGATAATCCAAAACCAATAATGCCGGCTAAG GGTAGAGGAGCTGGGAAGTTATGTATCAGTCATGAAGATGCTAGACAGTCCGACAAGTATGATGGTGAAGTTCCAGAAAAGGATCCAGCACATGGGAATCACTTATCAGTGCATACAATG GAACCTGTAAAAGGAGTAAATAATGGAAAAGTCCGAAATGCTTCCAGAAAGAgtaggaaagaaagaaaaaagctTAAAAGCTCGGGCTCCAGTGGTCCAGAGGTTGGTAGTTGTCAATCAAGATCCATTAAAGTTTCCTCTGCCCGG ATTGACAGGCCTGATGCAAACTCAAGTCTTTCTAGTAGTATAGGTACTGATAACGTTGGACAACATGTGGGCAGTTGTTATTCTACTAAAACTGATACTCATCTCTCCTTGAGGAACAATATAAAAGTGGGTGTAGTGGAAAATGCTGCCACAAGGCCCATAACTACTAAAACTGACTCCATGAATGATAATCTGTATTCGGGTGAGGCTGTGGTTGAGTGTAATGACAATATGTCCTCAAAAGCGATTGACCATGGAAATTATGCAGTGGGTGATTCGGGGAGACAAATGAAAGGTAGTGAACCAGAGAGAAAATCATCTCAGGTAAAGGAGCAAGGAAGTCTTGGTCTCCTTAGAGTTGGGGCCATAAATTCGCCAGCGTACATTTCTTATGAGTGGCCAAGCACAGCTCCAATTCATCCTTCGACGAACGCACATCACCCTGCTGCCACTGATAGATTACATCTTGATGTTGGTTGCAATTTACAAAATCATTTCCACCATTCTTTTGTACAAACTTTACAAGTAAGAAATTCTCCTATTGACAGTGCGTATAATGGAATTATGCCTAGACCTTTGCCAATGAGTTTTGATTGGCCCCCCACGGTGCGCGGTGTTAATAGGCTAGTCCCATCAAGTACTTGCAGTTATGATTCTGAGTTCATTTCAAGAAGACAGTCTTCGTTTCGGCAAAGCATTGCAGCCCACAGTGCGCAGTCTGGTGCAGCTATGTCTGAGGATGAAAGGACCATTTCTAGTGACCTGATGGAATTACCTGATGTCCCGAATCCACTGGAACTGACGGATGAGCATGATAAGAACTGGATGTCCGAGGAAGAGTTAGAGTCTCATGCAATTGGAGGGATGGATTACAATCAGTACTTTGGTGGTGGTGTGATGTATTGGAACCCGACTGATCACCCAGGGACCAGTTTCTCTCGCCCTCCTTCTCTCTGTTCAGATGATAGCTCCTGGGCTTGGAGAGAAGCAGATATGAACAGGGATGTTGATGATATGGTTGCTTTCTCCTCCTCTTACAGTACAAATGGGTTGACCTCTCCATCTGCTGGTTCCTTTTGCTCCCCATTTGATCCTTTGGGACCAGGGCCTCTTAATTACATTATGCCTGGAAGTGAAATTAGCAGCAAGGTTCTTCATTCTTCCTCAACCATGACTGATATTGGTGCAGAAGAGAGTGTATCTGGATCTGTCTCCAATATTTCAGGTGATGGAGATGTAACGACTGTGGACTCACTCCCATACCCCATTTTGAGGCCTATAATCATCCCTAGTATGTCGAGGGAAAGATCAAGATCAGAGTTTAAGCGTGGTTATGATCACAAAAGTCCCTGTGTTCCTCCAAACAGACGGGATCAGCCTCGGATTAAGAGGCCCCCTTCTCCTGTAGTCCTCTGTGTACCACGTGCTCCTCAtccacctccaccgcctcctGTTGGTGACTCTAGAAAACATAGGGGATTCCCTACTGTTAGATCTGGTAGCTCAAGCCCAAGGCACTGGGGTGTTAAAGGTTGGTTCCACGATGGACTCAATTTTGAGGAAACTTGCATGCCCATGGAAGGGAGTGAAGTAACTTGGCCTTCTTGGAGGAACAAGGGCCTTCCATCCCGTCAGATTACGCAGCCTTTAGCAGGAACGTTGCTTCAAGATCGACTTGTTGCAATTTCCCAATTAGCTCGTGATCAAGAACAC CCAGATGTTACATTTCCTCTGCAACCTCCTGAATCGCAGAACAATTCCCCTCACAAGGCTTCTCTGCCACTGGTCCATGATATTCTGCATGATGAAATCAACTCTTTCTGCAAGCAG GTTGCTGCAGAGAATCTCATCCGGAAGCCTTATATTAATTGGGCTGTTAAGCGTGTTGCACGGTCCCTTCAAGTCTTATGGCCTCGTTCCAGAACAAGCGTTTATGGCTCAAACGCAACAGGTTTATCTCTGCCATCTAGCGATGTGGATCTTGTGGTTTCTCTCCCTCCTGTGAGGAACTTG GAACCTATCAAAGAAGCTGGTATTTTAGAGGGACGCAATGGCATCAAAGAAACATGCCTTCAG CATGCTGCCAGGTATCTTGCAAACCAGGAGTGGGTCAAAAGTGATTCTCTCAAGATTGTTGAAAATACAGCT ATACCTATCATCATGCTTGTGGTGGAAGTTCCTTGTGATCTTTTCTCTACTCCTTCAAATGTACAAACCCCAAAGGAAGAAGCAGTTCTGGTAGCTTCTGACAAAGGCATTCAGAATGATGCAGGAAGCACAGAGTCTATTGCTTCTCTTAATTGGAGTAAGACAGGAAATTGTAGTAATGATGAATCCAAATCTGTTCGTCTTGACATTAGTTTCAAGTCTTCTACGCACACTGGACTTCAGACAACTGGACTG GTTAAAGATCTTACAGAGCGGTTTCCTGCTGTAACACCTCTTGCATTGGTGCTAAAACAGTTCCTCGCTGATCGTAGCCTGGATCAGTCTTATTCAGGTGGATTAAGCTCATACTGCCTG ATATTATTGATCACACGGTTGTTGCAGCACGAGCATCATCATGGCCGACCAATTAATCAA AATTATGGGAGCCTCCTGATGGATTTCCTATATTTCTTCGG GAATGTCTTTGACCCTCGACAAATGCGAATCTCAGTACAAGGAAGTGGGGTTTATTTGAACAGAGAACGTGGATGCAA CATCGACCCACTTTGCATCGACGATCCTCTGTTTTTGGCAAATAATGTTGGCAGAAATTGTTTTCGCATTCATCAGTGTATCAAG GCATTTGCTGATGCATATGCAATGCTCAAGAATGAACTAACATGCATTGACAACGATGGCATCGATGCCAAGCCTACCTGTAAATTGCTTCCAAAGTTGATTCCCAGCATCGGTCATTTGGTAGGCACCTAG